A region of the Corticium candelabrum chromosome 4, ooCorCand1.1, whole genome shotgun sequence genome:
CGGAGTAGATTGGATCTACTACGTCCCGACTTGGCGGCCTATACGTACAAGAAGCAGGAGCAACAAAGAAACGACCATGATAAGCGCAGTCGAGACCGAACGTTTGAGGTTGGACAGTTGGTGTACGTGAAAAATTTTGGACAGGGCACGCCATGGGTTATGGCAACAGTGAAAGAAAGAACGGGTCCACTATCATTCCGAGTCATGTTGCCTGATGGTAGAATGTTACGAAGACACCAAGATCACATTCGGTCGCGTCAACTGGAAGATGACCCACTACCCAACGGCACACATACAGACCCCACTGCATCACCACCGGAGTCTAACATGACGGAAGAACTGCCTTCAATCGAGGTAACAAGTGAACCAGGAGGGAGCATCTCGGAAACAAACGGTGACCACGGTGGTCAGGGGGAAACGGTTGGCCATGAAGCAACCAGCAACATGGAGCCGGCATCAACCGGGGTCAGAAGATCTGCTCGAGCAAGGAAGGCGCCGGACAGACTAGACTTGTAAACTAGCACTATCATACAAGTAGGGGTAAAAGACTTTAGGGGGAAGGGGTGTAGTAGGTTGACATGCGAGGACGTGGGTCCGGTTGCGCGTGCGCGGTTTAGCTCTGAGTTGGCGGTTGTCTAATAACACTTGAGTAGAGTTACTACAGTGTGCACGCCTAGCTAGCCTTCTGATTTATTCAATGACTGGTACACTGTACGTAGGTGTCGCATGGGCGCGTACACCAGTCGCTTTCACTAGCACTAGATGGACTAAAAGTTTCTTACTAAATTAGTCTGGGTAGAACTGTAGTTATGATAAACGTAGATAGCTATACTGGCCGCAAACAAAAACCTCTCACATGGACCGCTCTCTTCTAACATAAttcttttttgttgttgctcgtacccagtcctcctcctcgcgcgctccacgtgtttggATGTTACAGTCTGCACTTGTCGTCTACGCATGCGCGAGGATTATTACCTACCTTCTGCAATTTGTGTAAGATTGGTATAAAAGGACGTCTCCACAGTGCGTTAGTGACATATTACTCGAATCACTTGCTGATGATGGAGTCTGTCGTTGACGACGGTTTGAGGTCAGAACTAGAGATGCTGGAGTCGATGTTTCCAGAAGAGTTTAGCCTTGTACATGGAGGCCAATTTCCAGAATGCTCCATCAAGGGCGAGCTTGTCAATATTACTCTGCATATCTCATTTCCTGGTACTGACTAGAGGTTGATATATTGTGCtcaattattgatttttattatttactatagTTGGCTATCTTCACGTAGCTCCAAAGATGAAACTGTCAGGTGACATGGCAAAACTGCTGCTGTTTGACCAGTTAGAGTAGAGAACGCAGAAAGAAATCGGTGAAGCAATGCTGTTTCACATTGTacaattgtttcaagagaTGTGCAGATCACTGAAACAAGAAGCGACAAAACGAGGTCGACCAGCTCATGGTagaaaagacaagaaacaacaaggacaacaacaaaaaaacgGATGCTGACATACATACTGGAAGGAAAATTAAGCAATCAAAAGAGAAAAGTCAGAATGAAGATTTGTCTACGGAGAAAAAGAAACCAATGAAGCAAGCTACGGATGTCATTTCGCGTATTATCTGGGATCCTGATTTGCCAACTGAGCTTTTTACTGTTGGCTATCTTGATCGGTTTGTTGCCATTGTTGAAaagccatttagtgcattcaGCTGGGAAGATATCGCTTCTGTTGATTACTCAACTCTTGCCATTTCGAAACATCGTATTCAAACTTCAAGTATAAAGATCAGATTGTCTGGGACAAGGCAACTCAGACTGATGAAGTGTTTGGATCTTGTGGATCTGGAAAGACAGTTGCAGATGTAATCAAGGAATAAGGAGCCACACTGTAATGAAAACGTTTCTTCTCAAAGTAGACGAGATGCTCATCATTCAGAGTcagatgatgacgatgatgatgatgatgatgaaattGATCCAACACATTTCATATGCATTCCAATTACGAGTCCTCAAATTCATGCAACTGCACAAGATGTGCAAGAGGCATTGTGCTATTCTGACCCAAGATTTAGAGATAGCTGTTTGGCTATCTCTGCTCTTCATGTAACACTTGCCATGGTTAGAATCAACACCGATAAAGATCTACAGTCAGTTAAACAGCTTCTCACTAACCTTCAATTGTCATTTATTTCAATGTTCAATGATAATAGTGAGCTGTATTTTGAAAGTGTAAGTCACTTTCGTGATTGTGTTCTTTACACTAAGCCACGCCAACAGTCTACTCTGTCTGCGTTTGCTGCTCTGTTGCTAcaaaagttgacagacaatgGTATACCTACTCCTGGCAATTACTCAGAGTTCAGCGCTCATGTTACACTAATTAAGCTAAGTCGTCCAATGTGTCGTCAGTATGACATGATGTCAATCGAGAGAAGTCTGTACCTACCGTTTGCTGACAAGGTGTTTGGTCATCAACATATTGAACGGCTGCATCTGTGTTCAATAACAGGACCAAGAGAGGATGGTTTCTACCAACGATTGCATACTGTGGAGAACTCTATCATTGTGTTAAGTTCTATCATACCACGTCTTATACAGAGAGCATGTAATAAGGCAATTGTCAACAACATCTTGTCACAAGAGATGGCTGATTCTATAAATGATGCTACTGACAAGCATTGTGCAAATCAGAGAGAACTGTTTGAGCATCTTGCTACGACACTTTTATCACTTACTGGCCAACCCACTCTTGTAATTTTGAGAGGCCTTCCTGGAAGCGGCAAATCTACAGCTGCACGAGCAATAGCTGATGGTCTTGATTGCATCTGTAATGCTGATGATTATATTGAGATCAAGCAAGGCTACCATTATGACAAAACCAAACTTACAACAGCTCATACACAGTGCTTTTTGAAATGCATCAAACTGATGGAGTCAGAAACACCCCTAGTCATTGTTGACAATATTAATCAACATGGGTGGATTTATTCAGCATGTAAACAGTTGGCTAGTATTGTTGGTTACCGAGTTAAAATATTGGAACTGCCTTGTTCTAACCAGATGGCTTTAGGCAATTATGCTAGTCGCAGTGTCCACAAAGTTCCAATAGAATCTTGTGCCAAGATGCTGAAAGAATGGGAGAGAGATTCAATAGCAGTTGAGATCACACAAGATCAGGTGAATGATCGAGAAATGCTAGAGGATATTCTAGACCAAGAATGTGTTCCCACAGATAGCCTCGGGAACTCGGAATTTGTTGTTTACACAGGAGTTTTTCTTACAAAAGAATCACGGGAGATGCTCCAGTGCAtgaagttgttgtttgtgatcaTATGACAATGCAATTCAATCCAGAACCTGATCAAGTCAATATCGATATGATTGGAAACACGGTCTATCTGCAGGTGGTAGGGGTGGCTAGTGACTCTTACATTCAAGCTGTAGTTGTGGAGTCTCGGAGTGAGTCAACAGCAAGTGCCAATGCTCTCCCACATATTACAGTGTCTCACACATCTGGTGTTAAGGCAAATTATTCCAATGAAATGTTACTGAAAAGAACTAAACCTCTAGATCAGGTGAAAGTGACTTGGTTCTCACTGGCATTGTAGGAGCGGAAGTGGGGAAAGGCAATGAAGAAATTACTCGATGTGTGACTGACAAGATGGAAGTGTCTACTGTTGTCCATCAACAGTGGTTAAATAACAAGATGTGGCCGCAACGTATTGATATCCCAACTTGCCAGTTGCTTGGTTTTGACTTCGACGGCACTTTGGTTGAATCACCAGACCCAGCTCAAGGTCATCGAGAGTACAAACGATTGACTGGCCAAGAGTGGCCACATAAGAAGTTTCTAGGGAGACCAGAGTCATTGTGTGATCCATTCACTGTCAAGGCAGGTCCAGCCATGGCCGATTTTCATTGTCACTGTGGTCGTGCAGGGTCTCTTTCCTTTGTTCTAACGGCACGTCTAACAAGTCTTCATACAGCGGTAAAGACTTGGCTTGAAAGATATAATATGTACCCAGATCGTCTTATCATGAAACCAGACAACAGCAATCAGACAGCAGCTGAATTTAAGGCTGATATTGTCAAAGGGTTTCTCAGTGAGTTTCCTACTGTACGCTCCATCAAACTCTGGGATGACTCAGATGACAACCTAAAAGCATTCCAGGCAGTCAGTCAGCAATTGCCAGCAATCAACTTTACCATCATAGACAGCAAGCGGATGAGTGCAAGTCAGAGGAAAACTGAAGTTGATCAATTTCTGCAACAGTCTGGTTCTCTTCCGCATCCCTCTTTCTTAGCAGCAAGTGAATCTGCAATCTGCTTTGTGAGTGAAGTGTGGCAGAATGTTATCAAGGTCAGTACAGATGATCCACAAAAACTGTCCCTGCCGTTTGGATCTAGTCAGTTGGGTAGATTTGCAGATGTTGATGTGTGTTTACTTGCTCCTAATTCGCTTAGCCACAGAGATTGTGTTGTTCAACTGGAAAAGGCTTTGAAGGACTATGGAGTAACATTCACATACATTTCTCAAAGCTCCAGATGTCCCAGACTGAAGGCTAAGTGTTTCTTTGCTGCAACATCTCCTGTTGAGTTGGATGTCGTATTTTGTCTGGTTCCTCTATTGTTTCTCGATTGTCTTTGTTCTGGTCCAAAACCATTTCTCAATGACATCACAGCTGCAGTTGCCAAATATGATAAAGCCAGTCACACAGCATTGACTGGACCTCTGTTTCTTCAGGAGATACTGACTGCTATCAGTAAGAGCGGAAGAGTGGTTTCAGATTGTTTGTGGTTGATTGAAATTGTGTGCATTATTCTCAAAGCAAATTGCCTCAAGGGAAATGCGTTTCATTGCATTAGGACTTTCCATCTTATTAAGCTCCTCCAGCATTTCTTACAGGCTGCACAGGAGTTGAGCACTTTTACATTGGATGAACTTCTCattaaatttgttgagttttgtGCATTGTACACTACCGCCCAGTGGAGTAAGCTTTTTTGTGAATTTGTGCCATCTCACTACATTTCTCCGTTGAGTCACTTTTTCATGACAACTCAGAAGCTCATGCAACCTGTCATAACAACAGAGCTTTTGTATCAGCTTGCAACAGCTCGTGAACCTGTGACTCGTCGTTGTGAGGTTGAGTTAACATTTAGCTCTCTTGATTTTGTGCACATGTGGCATCTTGGTATCTTTATTGAGGCTCGTCTGGGATCTTACATCAGGTTACTTCTAAGCAGTGGTACAGTAGTACAACCTTCGTACGTTAAGCCAACCAAATTATCTTTTGCTGTTGAAGATACAGCTAAATCACTTCACACCGTCAATCAAGTTTTTGCTTCATTTTGGGATGAGCTGATTAACTTTAGCAGAAATGCAGCTTCCCTCTTCTTGATGTCCCTGTTCTTTCCATCAACTAGACAGACGACAGTTATATTCTCTCATGGTGGTATTTCAGCATTTTCAGGATTGATGGAGGAATTTGCAGGAGGACAACATGGACAAAGTGTACACTTACCCAAAGCACTTGGAAAGTATGAAAGACTTAAAGTTCATGAGCTGGCTAATGAACTGGGGTTGGAGCATGGAAGCCAGGGCGTGGACAAGAACAGACATGTGATTCTAACAGGGAAAGACGGCAAGCAGTGAACTATGTATGGAAAAGACGTGCCATCATTGCAGTCATATTGTTTTCTAGTTGACATGACACAGAATATTTGATTTTATAGTGGTTCTACAATGTGCCTTTTTGTACTCTGCTCTGCGCGGGTGTAAATGTTTTTGACTAAATTAATAACATTCAGCAACGTGTTGATTCAGTTGGTCTCTAGGATTTTCAGAGATAGCTATTTCTATATGACTAGATGGTACGTATATACCTCCATCACAGCGCGCTTGCACTTGGGACAAATTAGATATGATGTCAATGTGAACGGTCGCCCTTAATTAGTTATTAGTGCACttaaactaaaattttttagGTTAGGCTGCAGGGGGACACGTCCCTAGTAATTTCCTGAATGAACAATGTGGTGACAAATTATATCCACACGGGCACGCGGTTGATGTGCAAGAACTCTATGCTATGGGGTTATCATTGTGTATCGTTATTGCACATTCAATACCCAGTGGCAGTTCATTTATATCCGTAGTTAACGCTTGGTCGAAATACCAGCAGTGTCTTCGTAAGTGTGCGCCTGTACGTGTGTACTTTGAAAACGTGATGAAACCAGTTGCTTCATTGACCTTTTCACAAACCAAACGTTAAATCAATACGTCTGTACTTTCTATTTCAATAATTATCTCAATACTGTTTCCCTTGTTGGTCTGGAAGACTGGACACTAATAGGTACAAcaggtttgtctgtgtataaTTATTAGTTTAATTAGCTATTGCAAGTAGGCcattataataaatttttgttgGGGCTTATTtgcaattaacttaattttcACGCTTTTCGGCGAGTGATAGAGAAAGCTAGTAAGGTAAAGTACAGAAAAGTGAACAGAATATATATCGACTGGTCTGCCACTATAGTTGTTTGACTTGCCAGTTTTCTGCACCATTCTAAATGGCAGTGTATTTAGCAAGAGAGCCTACTCTGCATGATTCTAGTGGTTGCATCTTTTGGAGCAACAAAAGATCTAGAGGCCTGATGAAGTTCGATCAAGAAAACCCAAATTAATTTCAAGTCTTGCATTTGTTACTAAAGCATAactatatttattttattttatgtgCATGATCACCAGAAATCATCAAAATAGACTTGAAATAGAATAGAAATAAAACCCTGCCCATGGTTGGACTAGTTGCCTTACGAATTGACGTTGGTGCAATAGAAGTTTAATTAGCAATCATTTGCCTTTAGTGAGCTAGAAaataatcatatatatatatatatatatatatatatatatatctagatatatatatatatatatatatatatataatgtaaaGTAGTTGGTGGAAATAAGGGCTAGATGATAACGCTCAGGCGATTCAATGCGTAAACAGCCATATATTGTACCGCTACCTTACTAAACTTCCGTAGGAGGTGCCAAGAGTCATGTGATTTTGCTAGCCAGCACAAGAACTGCACCAATCTAATGGATTCGTTTGAATTATTTTCTGGAGCAGAGTCACTGAAATCCCACTACCAACTGCTTGGGGTGGGCATTAGCGCCACAGAGGAAGAGATCAGAAAAGCGTACCGATGGAAGGCTCGTCGTGCGCACCCTGACAAGAACATAGGCGTCTCTCATGCAGAAGAACTGATGAAGAAGTTAAACAAGGCCTACGAGACTTTAACTGACACAATTAAACGTGAAGATTATGATGAACAAATGGATGAAAGCGACACGATGAAATCGAATACCGCAGAGTAAATGCTTCTCTACACTCGTCTAAAGATTTTGTAGGCTATGGACAGAGTCTTACTTATCTTGCTTTTTTGTCTAGGCCACTTCCTTCAGGCTCTCGGTTGTCGGAATCTTTCTTGAAGCTTTTCATGAAGTGGACCACCTCATCCGAACTGTCTAGCGTAAACAGCGTCGTCGAAACGCTGGATAGTGAACTGAAAGACTTTCTGAAAGGGCCAGTCAACGAGTTATAGCAATACCACACAACCCAACCAAGTGTTGCTGCCGCCAATAAGCGCTGCCAGCTGAGTAAACTTGACGACCTTCTCCAAGCAATCACTGGGAACGTAATTACAAGGTCAGAGA
Encoded here:
- the LOC134178492 gene encoding LOW QUALITY PROTEIN: uncharacterized protein LOC134178492 (The sequence of the model RefSeq protein was modified relative to this genomic sequence to represent the inferred CDS: inserted 3 bases in 2 codons) codes for the protein MVEKTRNNKDNNKKTDADIHTGRKIKQSKEKSQNEDLSTEKKKPMKQATDVISRIIWDPDLPTELFTVGYLDRFVAIVEKPFSAFSWEDIASVDYSTLAISKHRIQXFKYKDQIVWDKATQTDEVFGSCGSGKTVADVIKEXKEPHCNENVSSQSRRDAHHSESDDDDDDDDDEIDPTHFICIPITSPQIHATAQDVQEALCYSDPRFRDSCLAISALHVTLAMVRINTDKDLQSVKQLLTNLQLSFISMFNDNSELYFESVSHFRDCVLYTKPRQQSTLSAFAALLLQKLTDNGIPTPGNYSEFSAHVTLIKLSRPMCRQYDMMSIERSLYLPFADKVFGHQHIERLHLCSITGPREDGFYQRLHTVENSIIVLSSIIPRLIQRACNKAIVNNILSQEMADSINDATDKHCANQRELFEHLATTLLSLTGQPTLVILRGLPGSGKSTAARAIADGLDCICNADDYIEIKQGYHYDKTKLTTAHTQCFLKCIKLMESETPLVIVDNINQHGWIYSACKQLASIVGYRVKILELPCSNQMALGNYASRSVHKVPIESCAKMLKEWERDSIAVEITQDQVNDREMLEDILDQECVPTDSLGNSEFVVYTGVFLTKESREIMTMQFNPEPDQVNIDMIGNTVYLQVVGVASDSYIQAVVVESRSESTASANALPHITVSHTSGVKANYSNEMLLKRTKPLDQWLNNKMWPQRIDIPTCQLLGFDFDGTLVESPDPAQGHREYKRLTGQEWPHKKFLGRPESLCDPFTVKAGPAMADFHCHCGRAGSLSFVLTARLTSLHTAVKTWLERYNMYPDRLIMKPDNSNQTAAEFKADIVKGFLSEFPTVRSIKLWDDSDDNLKAFQAVSQQLPAINFTIIDSKRMSASQRKTEVDQFLQQSGSLPHPSFLAASESAICFVSEVWQNVIKVSTDDPQKLSLPFGSSQLGRFADVDVCLLAPNSLSHRDCVVQLEKALKDYGVTFTYISQSSRCPRLKAKCFFAATSPVELDVVFCLVPLLFLDCLCSGPKPFLNDITAAVAKYDKASHTALTGPLFLQEILTAISKSGRVVSDCLWLIEIVCIILKANCLKGNAFHCIRTFHLIKLLQHFLQAAQDGVSFFVNLCHLTTFLR
- the LOC134179136 gene encoding uncharacterized protein LOC134179136; the protein is MTTQKLMQPVITTELLYQLATAREPVTRRCEVELTFSSLDFVHMWHLGIFIEARLGSYIRLLLSSGTVVQPSYVKPTKLSFAVEDTAKSLHTVNQVFASFWDELINFSRNAASLFLMSLFFPSTRQTTVIFSHGGISAFSGLMEEFAGGQHGQSVHLPKALGKYERLKVHELANELGLEHGSQGVDKNRHVILTGKDGKQ